Proteins encoded together in one bacterium window:
- a CDS encoding rod shape-determining protein MreC: MITKNKTFIWSAGTLLVLLFLINRVFFFRAGYTEKIAATLTCPFVAASSKLASYVSSIVIHKRSHQELQEYANTLALENEILQEKVIKLEAGARHYHLSKELVDFQERYNLSSALFSKILVKNISADEHYYIINRGSRDGVINDMVAIYKLQIIGKVVETWPYHSKVMLLTDQQCKIAAFTNTTDAEGIVQGTNTPNRCTLSYITSLSTIQVDDLVFCSGQGLIFPEGFCLGKISNHQHQQNALYHEIEIEPLVDLASINFCLLTNETKINLF; encoded by the coding sequence ATGATAACCAAAAACAAAACCTTTATATGGTCAGCAGGCACACTGTTAGTCCTGCTTTTTTTGATCAACCGTGTATTCTTTTTTCGTGCTGGCTATACCGAAAAAATAGCCGCCACCCTTACCTGTCCGTTTGTAGCCGCATCAAGCAAATTGGCATCATACGTTAGCAGCATTGTAATCCACAAACGTTCGCACCAAGAGCTACAAGAATATGCTAACACGTTGGCACTTGAAAACGAAATACTTCAAGAAAAAGTCATCAAGCTGGAAGCTGGCGCGCGCCACTATCATCTCAGCAAAGAACTCGTTGATTTTCAAGAGCGTTATAATCTCTCGTCAGCACTTTTTTCAAAAATTCTGGTTAAAAATATATCGGCAGATGAGCATTATTATATTATCAACCGGGGCTCACGCGATGGCGTAATCAACGATATGGTTGCCATTTATAAGTTGCAAATTATTGGCAAGGTTGTTGAGACATGGCCTTATCACAGCAAAGTTATGCTGCTGACTGACCAGCAATGCAAGATTGCCGCTTTTACCAACACGACTGATGCTGAAGGAATTGTGCAGGGCACTAACACGCCCAACCGCTGTACGCTTTCGTACATCACCAGTCTTTCAACGATTCAGGTTGATGATTTGGTTTTTTGCAGCGGCCAAGGATTAATATTTCCAGAGGGTTTTTGCTTAGGAAAAATAAGCAATCATCAGCATCAACAGAATGCGTTGTACCACGAGATCGAAATTGAGCCGCTCGTCGATCTTGCTAGCATTAACTTTTGTTTACTCACCAACGAAACAAAGATAAACCTTTTCTAG
- a CDS encoding nucleotidyl transferase AbiEii/AbiGii toxin family protein — translation MTLETSTHHNKLIHILKDIYTNQSIGPFLGFKGGTAAYLFYDLSRFSVDLDFDLLDPTEEKQVMEHVKTILTKYGTIKEAREKRYSLFFLLSYHDKLHNAYNIKVEINRRSFGSCYALKTYLGIPMKVMIREDMAAHKMVAMIERIGKTNRDIFDTWFFLHNHWPINAEIIEKRTGLSIEQFLQKCITELETISDRGILSGLGELLDTKQKAWAKTHMRTETIFLLKVRLASL, via the coding sequence ATGACGCTCGAAACAAGCACTCACCACAATAAGCTCATTCACATTTTAAAAGATATCTATACGAATCAATCCATTGGTCCCTTCTTGGGTTTTAAAGGTGGTACCGCTGCCTATTTGTTTTATGATCTGAGTCGATTTTCAGTTGATTTAGATTTTGATTTACTTGATCCAACGGAGGAAAAACAAGTCATGGAACACGTAAAAACGATTCTAACAAAATATGGAACCATTAAAGAAGCTCGCGAAAAGCGATACAGTCTTTTTTTCCTTCTTTCTTATCATGATAAACTTCACAATGCTTATAATATTAAGGTTGAGATAAATCGCCGAAGCTTTGGCTCTTGCTACGCTCTCAAAACATATCTTGGCATTCCTATGAAAGTTATGATCAGAGAAGATATGGCTGCCCACAAGATGGTTGCCATGATTGAACGTATCGGAAAAACAAATCGTGATATTTTTGATACATGGTTTTTTTTACATAATCACTGGCCCATCAATGCTGAAATTATTGAGAAAAGAACCGGCCTTTCAATAGAACAATTTTTACAAAAATGCATTACGGAACTTGAAACAATAAGTGATCGTGGCATCTTATCTGGCCTTGGAGAATTGCTTGATACCAAACAGAAAGCTTGGGCAAAAACACACATGCGAACCGAAACTATTTTTTTACTAAAAGTCAGACTGGCTTCGCTTTAA
- a CDS encoding tRNA-dihydrouridine synthase, whose product MNKEFWSEKLTIGNLVIPRFMAAPLDGVTDSPLRQLIRDFCKEELLMTEMRHVSHVANDKSQRTLKYKQIEQPLAFQFSANRLEFIEQSVEKVIENNFKLINLNSGCPSRTVTGSGSGSALMANIPLLEKLLLEFNRIIKGRVPMTLKIRAGYKERNAVEVAQAAEAAGVACIMIHPRTQPEGFVSRLDFELTKKVKEAVKVPVIFSGNVNNFSRAEKTYELTGVDGFMIGRALWGAPWKMREIVENSQGREFSVDTKTALDYARRHFYLNKDFYGNSGFSIFKKQLPQYIRSVENAAMWRKTLLTTQTEDEMRIKLDQLCQEYQVEDPANCATLTQE is encoded by the coding sequence ATGAATAAAGAATTTTGGTCCGAAAAATTAACTATTGGCAACCTGGTTATTCCCCGTTTTATGGCAGCACCACTTGATGGTGTTACTGACTCACCGTTGCGTCAACTCATTCGCGATTTTTGTAAAGAAGAATTGCTGATGACCGAAATGCGCCACGTTTCACACGTTGCCAACGACAAGTCACAACGCACGCTCAAATATAAACAAATTGAGCAACCACTTGCCTTTCAATTTTCTGCCAACCGCTTGGAATTTATTGAGCAAAGCGTTGAAAAGGTTATTGAGAATAATTTTAAACTCATCAACCTCAACAGCGGCTGCCCATCACGAACCGTTACCGGCTCAGGCTCAGGCTCGGCACTCATGGCCAACATCCCGTTACTTGAAAAACTTTTGTTAGAATTCAATCGGATCATCAAGGGACGCGTTCCTATGACACTCAAAATTCGCGCTGGTTACAAGGAGCGCAACGCGGTTGAGGTTGCACAAGCAGCGGAGGCTGCCGGCGTTGCTTGCATCATGATTCATCCGCGTACACAACCTGAAGGTTTTGTCTCACGCTTAGATTTTGAACTCACCAAAAAAGTTAAAGAAGCGGTTAAGGTTCCCGTCATATTTTCTGGCAACGTCAACAATTTCTCTCGTGCTGAAAAAACATATGAGCTGACCGGCGTTGATGGTTTTATGATCGGCCGCGCTTTGTGGGGCGCGCCATGGAAAATGCGCGAGATTGTGGAAAACTCACAAGGTCGAGAATTTTCTGTCGATACTAAAACGGCCCTTGATTATGCACGCCGCCATTTTTATTTGAACAAAGATTTTTATGGCAACTCTGGCTTTAGCATTTTTAAAAAGCAACTGCCGCAATACATCCGCAGTGTTGAAAATGCTGCTATGTGGCGCAAAACTCTTTTAACAACACAAACTGAAGACGAGATGCGTATCAAGCTTGACCAGCTGTGCCAGGAATATCAGGTTGAAGATCCCGCCAATTGCGCTACACTCACGCAAGAGTAG
- the gatC gene encoding Asp-tRNA(Asn)/Glu-tRNA(Gln) amidotransferase subunit GatC, with protein sequence MVTFNREELLKLAQLSSLHLEESEIDTYVERLSAILGYVKQLQEVSTTHETGQVRNINVFREDNVVVCNRTEEMLAQAPEREDHYFSVPKILD encoded by the coding sequence ATGGTTACCTTTAATCGAGAAGAACTTTTAAAATTGGCACAACTATCTTCGCTTCATCTTGAAGAAAGCGAAATAGATACGTATGTTGAACGGCTTTCTGCCATTTTGGGCTACGTCAAACAACTGCAAGAAGTTTCCACCACCCATGAAACTGGACAGGTTCGTAACATCAATGTTTTTCGTGAAGATAATGTTGTTGTGTGCAACCGCACTGAAGAAATGTTGGCTCAAGCACCAGAACGTGAAGACCATTATTTTAGTGTCCCCAAAATTCTCGATTAA
- a CDS encoding HAD family hydrolase — translation MKNFKGSYKAAFFDRDGTIIDFVDYLASLDDIVLIPRAVYLCRLLANKGYKIIVITNQSGIARGFFDEQFVQKTHAHLDTLLREQGVVIDGWYYCPHHPEAGVIQSYIQSCGCRKPMPGMLQQAAVEHDIDLTASLMFGDKLLDLQAGWAAGCRSFEISRVLQLSDQQMALL, via the coding sequence ATGAAGAATTTTAAAGGATCTTATAAAGCAGCGTTTTTTGATCGCGATGGTACCATAATTGATTTTGTCGATTACTTGGCAAGCCTTGATGATATTGTGCTCATACCGCGAGCTGTTTATTTATGTCGGTTGTTGGCAAATAAAGGGTATAAAATTATCGTGATTACTAATCAGTCTGGTATTGCGCGAGGTTTTTTTGATGAGCAATTTGTGCAAAAAACACATGCGCACTTGGATACATTATTGCGTGAGCAGGGCGTTGTGATTGATGGCTGGTATTATTGTCCGCATCATCCTGAAGCTGGCGTGATACAATCGTATATTCAATCATGCGGTTGTCGCAAACCAATGCCCGGCATGTTGCAACAAGCAGCAGTTGAACATGATATTGATTTAACTGCCTCACTGATGTTTGGCGATAAGCTTCTTGATTTGCAAGCAGGTTGGGCGGCTGGGTGCCGTTCTTTTGAGATTAGTCGTGTGTTGCAGTTGTCGGATCAACAGATGGCATTGTTATAA
- the gatA gene encoding Asp-tRNA(Asn)/Glu-tRNA(Gln) amidotransferase subunit GatA, with the protein MKPFITVKELQSLLAKKEVSPQEVVAFFQARINKYNPSLNSILETFDLDAQTVEQATASNGPLAGIPYILKDNISQHGRTTSAGSNILQNYRATYDATVHARLKNAGGLSLGRANMDEFAMGGSGEFSAYGPTKNPWDPSRIPGGSSSGSAAAVAAGLIPFALGTETGGSIRLPAAFTGLVGMYPTYGHNSRYGVLAFASSTDQAGPLTKTVYDNALINSILSGKDEHDASSLQIEKKDYTKNLTGTLPKGLRIGILRDVAEHEGINEEIRASFQTGVKHLESLGATIKEVSLPHLKYGNAVYFVISRVEAASNLSRYDGSLYGNRNKDAKTLQEMYLNTRHDKFGDEVKRRILTGNYALSSKNKGEYYNTATHVRNIIRAEFMAAFNDVDLIVSPTSPTFPFKIGEVVNDPITMYLADYFWCQIVSLAPQPCHYRAAFQKLACQLACSLWAHDFQNS; encoded by the coding sequence ATGAAACCGTTTATCACCGTCAAAGAATTACAATCATTGCTTGCAAAAAAAGAAGTATCCCCTCAGGAAGTGGTCGCTTTTTTTCAGGCGCGCATTAATAAATACAACCCTTCGCTGAATAGCATTTTAGAAACCTTTGACCTTGATGCTCAAACCGTTGAACAAGCAACAGCGTCAAACGGCCCACTGGCTGGTATCCCGTACATTTTAAAAGATAATATTTCGCAACACGGCCGTACCACCTCTGCCGGTTCTAACATCTTACAAAATTATCGAGCAACATACGACGCAACGGTTCACGCACGTCTTAAAAACGCTGGCGGACTTTCGTTAGGTCGGGCCAACATGGACGAATTTGCCATGGGCGGCTCTGGTGAGTTTTCTGCGTACGGACCAACCAAAAACCCGTGGGATCCATCGCGCATTCCTGGCGGCTCAAGCTCTGGCTCTGCCGCTGCAGTTGCTGCAGGCCTGATTCCGTTTGCCTTGGGAACCGAAACGGGTGGCTCTATCCGCCTTCCTGCCGCATTTACTGGCCTGGTAGGCATGTACCCAACCTACGGCCACAACTCACGCTACGGCGTTTTAGCATTTGCCTCATCAACCGACCAAGCTGGTCCTTTGACCAAAACGGTCTACGACAATGCTTTAATTAACTCAATACTTTCGGGCAAAGATGAGCACGATGCAAGCTCCTTGCAAATTGAGAAAAAAGATTACACAAAAAATTTGACCGGCACCTTACCAAAAGGCTTACGCATTGGTATTTTACGCGACGTTGCTGAACATGAAGGCATTAACGAAGAAATTCGTGCTTCGTTTCAGACGGGAGTTAAACACCTTGAAAGCCTTGGCGCCACCATCAAAGAAGTTTCATTACCTCATTTAAAATATGGGAATGCAGTTTATTTTGTTATAAGCCGCGTTGAAGCTGCGTCAAACTTATCACGTTACGATGGCTCGCTTTACGGCAACCGCAACAAAGACGCTAAAACATTACAAGAAATGTATCTCAACACGCGTCACGATAAATTTGGCGATGAAGTTAAGCGCCGCATCTTGACCGGCAACTACGCTCTTTCCTCAAAAAATAAAGGCGAATATTACAACACAGCAACGCATGTGCGCAACATTATTCGTGCTGAATTTATGGCAGCATTTAACGATGTTGATTTAATTGTCAGCCCAACTTCCCCAACCTTCCCTTTCAAAATTGGCGAAGTGGTTAATGATCCGATTACCATGTACTTGGCTGACTATTTTTGGTGCCAAATTGTATCGCTGGCACCCCAGCCTTGTCATTACCGTGCGGCATTTCAAAAGCTGGCTTGCCAATTGGCTTGCAGTTTATGGGCCCACGACTTTCAGAACAGTTGA
- a CDS encoding Rpn family recombination-promoting nuclease/putative transposase: protein MRFLSPTTDIAFKKLFASQERADLTISFLNSVLERREGELITQVQINDTANKPITKDLERTFVDVHCTDQKGQKYIIEVQVEDERNFMERAQFYASFFLTRQLEKRTPYADLVPVIFVGVLDFSLFKDNQDYLSHHLIMNNKTGIRTLRHLEWHFVELKKFTKTLEELETQLEKWTYLLKHAHEMSQVPATMKTDQELVTAFDVLEQHHWTEADLQKYYAELDIWRCAVDLERGARKEGREKGLEEVVRNMLVDGLSIEKIAAYTGLTIEHIQKLKKD, encoded by the coding sequence ATGAGATTCTTAAGTCCTACAACCGATATTGCCTTTAAAAAATTGTTTGCCAGCCAAGAGCGTGCAGATCTCACGATTAGCTTTTTGAACAGTGTTTTAGAACGCCGAGAGGGCGAGCTTATTACGCAGGTTCAGATTAATGATACTGCCAACAAACCGATAACCAAAGACTTGGAAAGAACCTTTGTTGATGTTCATTGTACCGATCAAAAAGGCCAAAAGTACATCATTGAGGTTCAGGTTGAAGATGAGCGTAATTTTATGGAGCGGGCACAATTTTATGCCTCATTTTTTCTTACTCGCCAGCTTGAAAAAAGAACGCCCTACGCCGACTTGGTGCCGGTAATTTTTGTTGGCGTTCTTGATTTTAGCCTTTTTAAAGACAATCAAGATTATCTGAGCCACCACCTGATTATGAATAACAAAACGGGTATACGTACGCTCAGGCATTTGGAATGGCATTTTGTCGAACTCAAAAAATTTACCAAGACACTTGAAGAACTTGAGACGCAGCTTGAAAAATGGACGTATTTGTTAAAACATGCCCACGAAATGAGTCAAGTGCCAGCGACCATGAAAACCGACCAAGAGTTAGTCACCGCTTTTGATGTTTTGGAGCAACACCACTGGACAGAAGCAGACCTTCAAAAATATTATGCTGAGCTTGATATCTGGCGTTGTGCGGTGGATTTAGAGCGTGGTGCTCGAAAAGAAGGTCGAGAAAAAGGGCTCGAAGAAGTAGTAAGAAATATGTTGGTTGATGGACTTAGTATTGAAAAAATAGCAGCTTATACTGGATTGACTATTGAACACATTCAAAAACTAAAAAAAGATTAA